One window of Kiritimatiellia bacterium genomic DNA carries:
- the rpsF gene encoding 30S ribosomal protein S6, translating to MKKYEAMFIFPEALKDDALAAALTKAQEEIKRAGGEIESVNQLGKRGFSRPMQKQEAGYYVLAFIRLPAEQVAPLLARYRLDENIFRVQIVEALPGGPGKITVPGEYGDRGERDGQP from the coding sequence TTGAAGAAATACGAAGCCATGTTCATCTTCCCCGAGGCCCTGAAGGACGACGCGCTCGCGGCCGCCCTGACGAAGGCCCAGGAGGAAATCAAGCGCGCGGGCGGCGAGATCGAGAGCGTCAACCAGCTCGGCAAGCGCGGGTTCTCCCGCCCCATGCAGAAGCAGGAAGCGGGCTACTACGTGCTGGCCTTCATCCGGCTGCCGGCCGAACAGGTCGCGCCGCTGCTCGCCCGTTACCGCCTGGACGAAAATATCTTCCGCGTCCAGATCGTCGAGGCGCTGCCCGGCGGGCCGGGCAAGATCACCGTGCCGGGCGAATACGGCGACCGGGGAGAGCGCGATGGCCAGCCTTAA
- a CDS encoding 50S ribosomal protein L25 has protein sequence MITLKVTVQPRQGQGSAQAGRLRRQGLLPAVVYGDGKPGRKVQLNLHDFEQILRGHSGENILMDLEVEGDKTLKVLLKEVQHHPVSGKMTHADFNEISMTEKLRVELPVRLVGEPVGVTQQGGVLEYLIRQLAVECLPADIVEHVDLDVSALNIGQSLTVADIHLDPAKYTILTAKEVAVATVAAPRAEEEAAPAEAAAGEGAAAEPEVITAKKEEGEEGAEGEEKEGGKKGEAKKPEGKKEEAGKKPEAAKKEEGKKAK, from the coding sequence ATGATAACGTTGAAAGTCACAGTCCAACCGCGCCAGGGCCAGGGCAGCGCCCAGGCCGGCCGCCTTCGCCGCCAGGGCCTGTTGCCCGCGGTGGTCTACGGCGACGGCAAGCCGGGGCGCAAGGTCCAGTTGAACCTGCACGACTTCGAGCAGATCCTCCGGGGGCACTCGGGCGAGAACATCCTGATGGACCTGGAGGTCGAGGGCGACAAGACGCTGAAGGTCCTGCTCAAGGAGGTCCAGCATCACCCGGTCTCGGGCAAGATGACGCACGCGGACTTCAACGAGATCTCGATGACCGAGAAGCTTCGCGTCGAGCTGCCGGTCCGCCTGGTCGGCGAGCCGGTCGGCGTGACCCAGCAGGGCGGCGTGCTGGAGTACCTGATCCGTCAGCTGGCGGTCGAGTGTTTGCCGGCGGACATCGTGGAGCACGTGGACCTGGACGTCAGCGCCCTGAACATCGGCCAGAGCCTGACCGTGGCGGACATCCATCTGGACCCGGCGAAGTACACGATCCTGACCGCGAAGGAAGTGGCCGTCGCGACGGTGGCCGCGCCGCGCGCGGAAGAGGAAGCGGCCCCGGCGGAGGCCGCCGCGGGCGAGGGCGCCGCCGCGGAGCCCGAGGTGATCACGGCGAAGAAGGAAGAGGGCGAGGAAGGCGCGGAGGGCGAGGAGAAGGAAGGCGGCAAGAAGGGCGAGGCCAAGAAGCCGGAAGGCAAGAAGGAAGAGGCCGGGAAGAAGCCGGAAGCCGCCAAGAAGGAAGAAGGCAAGAAAGCCAAGTAG
- the ssb gene encoding single-stranded DNA-binding protein has product MASLNKVFLAGNLTRDVEVRYTPTGTAVADLNMAINRTYTSGGEQKEEVCFVNVVAWGRTAELCGEYLSKGSPILVEGILQYDTWQTDAGEKRSRLRVRADRVQFLGRPKRGEMGDAPEGGPPPRGGRQAAPPPPADEPPAGPDEHTDNENLPF; this is encoded by the coding sequence ATGGCCAGCCTTAACAAAGTTTTCCTGGCGGGAAACCTGACGCGCGACGTCGAGGTGCGTTATACGCCGACGGGCACGGCCGTGGCCGACCTCAACATGGCCATCAACCGGACCTACACCAGCGGCGGCGAGCAGAAGGAGGAAGTCTGCTTCGTCAACGTCGTGGCCTGGGGCCGGACCGCCGAGCTGTGCGGCGAGTACTTGAGCAAGGGATCGCCGATCCTCGTGGAAGGCATCCTGCAGTACGACACCTGGCAGACCGATGCCGGCGAGAAGCGCAGCCGCCTGCGCGTGCGGGCCGACCGCGTGCAGTTCCTCGGCCGCCCCAAGCGCGGCGAGATGGGCGACGCGCCGGAAGGCGGACCGCCCCCGCGCGGCGGGAGGCAGGCCGCCCCGCCGCCGCCGGCGGACGAGCCCCCGGCCGGCCCGGACGAGCACACGGACAACGAGAACCTGCCCTTCTAG
- a CDS encoding aminoacyl-tRNA hydrolase has protein sequence MKIVVGLGNPGRKYAHTRHNVGFDVLDELAAGAGTRFRKKWLLPLQSAEIAMGRERVLLVKPMTFMNRSGAALRPLVRKHGLAAEDVVVVLDDLDLEAGRLRIRKRGGAGGHKGLQSVLATLGTENFPRVRLGIGPRPVGEDLTGYVLARFGAAERDPVAKAVRQAGEAVRRLVESGVEQAMNQFNSETK, from the coding sequence GTGAAGATCGTGGTGGGACTCGGCAATCCGGGCCGGAAGTACGCGCACACGCGGCACAACGTGGGGTTCGACGTGCTCGACGAGCTGGCGGCGGGCGCCGGGACGCGGTTCCGGAAGAAATGGCTGTTGCCCTTGCAATCCGCGGAGATCGCGATGGGCCGGGAGCGGGTGCTGCTGGTCAAGCCGATGACGTTCATGAACCGGAGCGGGGCCGCCCTCCGGCCGCTGGTCCGGAAGCACGGCCTGGCGGCGGAGGACGTGGTCGTCGTGCTGGACGATCTCGACCTGGAGGCCGGGCGCCTGCGCATCCGGAAGCGGGGCGGGGCGGGCGGGCACAAGGGGCTGCAGTCGGTGCTCGCGACGCTCGGGACGGAGAACTTCCCGCGGGTCCGGCTGGGCATCGGCCCGCGGCCGGTGGGCGAGGACCTGACGGGCTACGTGCTCGCGCGCTTCGGTGCCGCGGAGCGAGACCCGGTGGCGAAGGCCGTCCGGCAGGCAGGCGAAGCGGTCCGGCGGCTGGTCGAGTCGGGCGTGGAGCAGGCGATGAACCAGTTTAACAGCGAAACGAAATGA
- a CDS encoding 30S ribosomal protein S18, with amino-acid sequence MKRRASSDKETRKPSRSGAAPIRRTRYLKADDTINFRDYELLRKFMTERGKIMPRRFTGATAKQQRQIKLAIRRARVMGLLP; translated from the coding sequence ATGAAGAGACGAGCATCGAGCGACAAGGAAACCCGGAAGCCGTCCCGCAGCGGCGCGGCCCCCATCCGCCGGACGCGGTACCTGAAGGCGGACGACACGATCAACTTCCGCGACTACGAGCTGCTGCGCAAGTTCATGACCGAGCGCGGCAAGATCATGCCGCGGCGTTTCACCGGCGCCACGGCCAAGCAGCAGCGGCAGATCAAGCTCGCGATCCGGCGCGCCCGGGTAATGGGCCTGCTGCCCTGA